Part of the Synergistales bacterium genome is shown below.
GAGAAGGACCACCTCGTCGCCCACACCGACCCCGGCGAGGTCGGTGACATCCACCATCATCTGATCCATACAGACCTTCCCCAGAATGGGCACGGAGCTTCCGCCGATCAGCACCTTGCCGACATTGGAGAGCAGCCGGGGATAGCCGTCGGCATATCCCACGGGGAGGGTGGCCAGCTGTGTGGGACGCTCGGCGACATAGCTCGCCCCGTAGCCCACCGGCGAACCGGCGGGGATCTCCTTGAGATAGACCACCCGGGTCTTCCAGGAGAAGACCGGCGACAGGGGCACATCCTGCCAGACCTCCCTGGAGGGAAGGATCCCGTAGAGCAGCAGACCGGGGCGCACCATGTCCCAGAAGGTGTCGGGCAGATCCAGGATGGCGGCGCTGTTGGCGATGTGGCACAGCGGCGACAGGCCCTCTTTCCGCAGGGCGGCCACGGTGGTATGGAAACGCTCGTGCTGCTCCCAGGATGGCGTCTTGTCGGCCTCGTCGGCCCGGGCGAAGTGGCTGAACACCCCTTCCAGCTCGAGCCACTCCAGCCCCTCAAACATGCCGGCGAAGCGGGGCGCCGCTTCGGGGGGGACGCCGATCCGGTGCATCCCCGTATCCACCTTCAGATGGGCGCGGCCCTTCCGGCCCCGGCCGCGGAAGGCCCCCTCCAGCGCCCGGGCGCTCTCCTCCTTGCAGACCGAGGCGATGAGATCGTGCTCGGCGTAGAGGTCGATCTGGGAGGGCAAGGCCTCGCCGAGGACATGGATGGGGACGGTGATCCCCGCCTCGCGGAGCTCCGCACCCTCCTCGGGGATGGCCACGGCGAGCCGCTCCACACCGAGGCGTTCCAGCAACCGGGCCACCGGCACGCTCCCCGCGCCGTAGGCGTCGGCCTTGACCACCCCCATCACCGCCGTCTGAGGCGGGACAAGGCGCCGCACCGTCTCGTAGTTCCGGGCGATGGCCCTGAGATCGATCTCGCACCAGGTGGGCCGTGTGGTCAGGGATTCCATGGCGTCAGGACCACCCTCTGAGACGGATGGCGGCGGCCACCCGCTCCAGGGCGTAGGCCCAGGCGGCGGTCCGGAAGGTAGTGGACCGTTCTTTTGCGGTCTCGGCGGTCCGCCGGTAGGCGCCGACGATCCGCTCTTTCAGTTTGGCGAAGACCCGCTCTTCGTCCCAGTAGTCGCCGCTCAAACCCTGGATCCGCTCGAAATCGCAGACGATGACGCCGCCGCAGTTGGCCAGGATGTCGGGGATCAGGGTCACGCCCTGCTGGGCCAGCAGCGTATCGGCCTCGGGGGTCACCGGGCCGTTGGCCGCCTCCACGATGATCGAGGTGTCCAGCTTTCCGGCGTTGCCGCTGTGGATCACATCCTGGACGGCGGCGGGGATCAGCACATCGCAGGACTGTTCCAGCAGCTGATCCCTGTCGAGGGCCTCGCCGCCGGGGAAGCCGGCCACACTGCCGCGGTCCGCCACATAGGCCGACAGCGCCTCGGCATCCAGGCCCCTTTCCGAGCGCACGGCGCCGGCCACATCGCCGACGGCAACAATCCGGAATCCTTCCTTCTGCAGGTACTCGCCGGCGATGCCGCCCACCTGGCCGTAGCCCTGGATCACCACCGAGGGGCTGCCCGGCAGGAGTCCTCTGTCGCGGGCCGCCTCGATGGTACAGAGGGCCACCCCCTGGCCGGTGGCCTCGAAACCGCCCAGCGAGCCGCCCACCTCCCAGGGCTTGTCGTTGATGGCCGCAGGGCTGTGGAAGCCCGCCACCTGTTCGTACTCGTCGAGCATCCAGGCCATGGCCTGCTTGCCGGTGCCGATATCGGCGCCGGGCACGTCGGACCAGGCCCCCCGGGGGCGCAGCCGCCGCACAAAGCCGCGGATGAGCCGTTCGTACTCCCCTTCCGAGAGCTCCCGCGGGTCGGCCTTGATCCCGCCCTTGGCCCCGCCGGCGGGGATCCCTGCCACGGCGTGCTTGACAGTCATGAAAAGCGACAGCGCCTTGACCTCCTCCCGGGTGAGATCGGGCATCACCCGGGTGCCGTCCTTGGTCACGCCCAGGGCGTCGCAGTGGTGCGACCGGTAGGCGGTGAACAGCCGCTTCGATCCGTCGTCCATACGCACAGGGATGACAAACTCCGTAAAGCGCTGCGGCATCCCCAGCCGCTCGCGGATCTCCGGTTCCAGACCGATCTCGTCGGAGGCCCTGTCCAGATAGAATAATGCGCTCTCCCATACATTCGGCATTGCGGTTCCTCCTTCCACTACTCCACCTCGGGCAGGTAGAGATCCTTCGGCCCCTTGCCGGAGCATTTCAGCCGGGGTGCCCGACGCTCCATGACCTCCTGGAGGATCTGGGCGATCTTCACCTTCTGCCGGATGAACTCGGCGTGCCAGCTCTCGGTGACCCAAGGCTTGTAGATATCCGCCTCGGCGGTGCCCGGCTCGATCTTGAAGTAGACCGGCGCACCGACCCGGACGATCTCCGGGGCGTCGTAGGCCCGGTACATCCCGCCGAAGGCATCGACGATGATCATGTAGACATCCAGCGGGATGTCTACGGCGCTGCGGATACTGGAGAGGATCGGCAGCGAGACGTCCGACAGGGGATTCAGGCTGTCCGCCCCGAACCGCTCCACCACCCTGGCGCCGGCGGGACTGCAGTAGCCGCCGAAGACGGACCATTTGAATGTGGTGTCTCTGGGGATAAAGCCCTCGGCACGCATCCTGGAGACGATCTCCAGCGCGCCTTCGTCGTAGACGAGGAAACCCCGGATCCCGGCCTCCAGGTTGCGCATCATGTCCTCGATCCAGTAGGCCATGTTGTCGGAGCCCCTGTGCCGGAATCCCTGCATGGCCCCCTCGCCGGTGGAGATCTCCTTGGACTCCACATCGAAGGCCTTGCGGTGCCCCATGGTCATCACCAGCTCGATCTGCTCCTCCCGGGCGATCCGGGCCATCTCCCTGATCTCCTCGAAATCGCAGTAGCTCGACCCGCCGACGGTGCAGATGGCCCTGTGGACGGTGACGCCCCGGTTGGCCGCCTCGTCGACCATGGCCTTCATGGTGCTCAGCCGCTCCACCCCGGCGATCTCGATCCTGTAGTGGGCCCCGTCGGGGAAGCCCTTTTCGGAATCGGGCAGCCCCCAGCCGTCGCGGCCCGGGATCCCCATCCCGTCCATGAATTCCCTGATCTCGTCAAGATGCTTTGCTTCGAACATCCTCTGTCATCCCCTTTCCGGCGGCTCCAGCATCTTCGCCGCTATATCGATATGGTTGTAGAGGCAGCGCTTCGCTCCTCCCCTGTCCCCCGCTTTCAGGCGGTCCAGAATACCGTAGTGCACCCGGGCGGACTCCTCCAGATGGTCCTCGAACATCAGATCCTGCAGCATGGCCAGACGGATCTGGTTGGCCAGATTGGTGAGAATGGAAAGCGACTAATTTCGGTCCGAGAGCTCCCAGAGATAGCTGTGGAAGGCCATGTCCTTCTGGGAGAAGGCGATCATCAGGTCATGCTCACGGCCGTCGGAACGGACCACCTCCACGAGATCCCCGATGAGCGTCTCCGCCCGCTCCAGCTCGGAAGCACCGAGACGGCCGCCCTCGATGAGCTCGTCGTAGACCCGGCACTCCAGCATATACCGGATATCCACCAGTTCGGCCATGTCGTCCCGGTCGAAGTGGGGGACGAAGATCCCCTTGCGGGGGATGGAGACAAGCAGCCCCTCCTTGACCAGCTCCCGCAGCGCCTCCCGTACCGGCGCACGGCTGATGTGGAGCTCCGCGGCGATCTCCGATTCCATAACGTGCTGGCCGTGCCGGTACCGGCGCTCCACCAGCAGCCGCCGGCGGATCTCCGCGGCCACACGCTGCCCCAGGCTCTTGTGTCCCAACTGTCGTTCCAGCCCCGCCGTCACCAACCCCACCCCTCCTGTGTCGTTTGTCGACAATATATGATAAAGACACGTTCCCGTCAACGTCCGGCGTGACGCCGCTCCCCGCTGCCTCTATAATAGTTGGAGCAGGTCACGTAGGAGACTGCTGATCCTGAAAGGATGGTGAACGAGATGGCGCACATTACCGTCTTCGGGGCCGGGAGCTGGGGAACCGCCATGGCCAATGTGGCCGCCGGGGCCGGCCACGATGTCTGCCTCTGGAGCCGGAGATCCCGGATCTCCCGGGCCATTGCGGCGACGGGGCGCAACCCGGACTATCTCAGGGAGATCGACCTCGCTCCCTCGATATACGCAACCTCCAGCATCGCCGAAGCGGCGGTCTTCGCCGACCGCTGGATCCTCGCCGTGCCGAGCCAGGCCCTGCGGGGGCTGGCCGAGAAGCTCAATCAGCTGGCGTCCACCAGGATCCGGATCTGCAACCTCGCCAAGGGGCTGGAGATCACCACGGGCAAGCCGCTCTCCCAGGTCTGCCACGAGAGTCTGCCGCGGGGGGTCTACAGTACGCTCTCCGGGCCGAGCCACGCCGAGGAGGTCGCCCTGGGCCGGCCCACGGCGGTGGTGGTGGCATCCTGTCTCTCCGAGGAGGCCTTCGAGTGGCAGGTGATCCTGTCGGGGCAGAACTTCCGGGTCTACACCAGCGACGATGTAACGGGCGTGGAGATCGGCGGAGCGGTGAAAAACGTCATCGCCATCGCCGCCGGTATGGCCGGCGGCATGGAGATGGGCGACAACACCCTGGCGGCGCTGGTCAGCCGGGGGCTTGCCGAGATCATGCGCCTCGGCGCCCACCTCGGGGCCCACCCCATCACCTTCGCCGGGCTCGCCGGCGTGGGGGATCTGATGGCAACCTGCTACAGCGAACTGTCGCGGAACTACCGCCTGGGGCGGGCCATCGCAGGGGGCGACAGCCCCGAGGAGGCCATGGAGCACCTGGGGCAGGTGGCCGAGGGCTACTACACCGTCCGGGCGCTGAAGGAGCACGCCGAACGCTACGGCGTGGACATGCCCATCTCCATGGCGGTCTACCGGGTGCTCTACGAGCAGATGGAGCCCTCGGCGATGCTGGAGGAGCTGCTGCTCCGGGAGCCCAAGCCGGAGGTCTCGCCTGAGATCAAGTGGGCCTTCGGCGGGAAGCCCTGCGGCGACGGATAAGGCTACCGAAACCGCCGGGGCGGGGCTCCGCGAAAAAATCCGCCCCGGCGCACCGCACCATCCACCCCACGGAACAGGAGGAATCCGCCTGTGAAACGTTCATTTCTCGCGGTTTTGACGGCACTGCTCCTTCTCGCCCTGCCGGCATGGGCGACCGCGGCAGACTATGTGGTCCTCGCTCCGGAGTCCGCCGGCAGGACGGCCAACCGGGTCTGCTTCCGGCGTCTCGCCGCGGAGGCGGAGGGGATCGAAACGGCCGCCCTCTACAGCCACATCGGCGGCGCACTGCTCACCATGGCTCCCGAAAGAGCCGAAGCGCTCCGGGCAGACCGCCCCGACCTGACGGTCGTCCCCGCCGACATCCGCCTCGAGGCGGCGACACTGGGCGGGGGAACGCCGGTTCAGGGGAAGGCCATCCAGACGCCCTGGCACGTCCGCTGGGCCCAGGACGCCGGACTGACCGACGGGCTCTCCGCCGGAGACTGGGAGGGGGTTCTCGTCGCCGTCTTCGACACCGGCCTCGACAGCCACGCCGACCTGGAGGGCCGCATCCTCTGGGACCGCGCCTACAACGCCTTCACCCGCGAGAGCGGTGAAGCCGCCGTGGACGACGAAAAGGGGCACGGCACCTGGGTCGCCGGCGTGATTGCCGGAGCCGAAACGGGCCTGGTCCCCTCGGCGGACGTGATCCCCTTCAAGGTGGCCGACAGGAAGGGCGAGCTCTTCCTGGAGGAGCTGACCGACGGCTTCGACCGTCTGGTGGAGCTGAAAGAGCGGCATTTCG
Proteins encoded:
- the alr gene encoding alanine racemase, whose product is MESLTTRPTWCEIDLRAIARNYETVRRLVPPQTAVMGVVKADAYGAGSVPVARLLERLGVERLAVAIPEEGAELREAGITVPIHVLGEALPSQIDLYAEHDLIASVCKEESARALEGAFRGRGRKGRAHLKVDTGMHRIGVPPEAAPRFAGMFEGLEWLELEGVFSHFARADEADKTPSWEQHERFHTTVAALRKEGLSPLCHIANSAAILDLPDTFWDMVRPGLLLYGILPSREVWQDVPLSPVFSWKTRVVYLKEIPAGSPVGYGASYVAERPTQLATLPVGYADGYPRLLSNVGKVLIGGSSVPILGKVCMDQMMVDVTDLAGVGVGDEVVLL
- a CDS encoding Glu/Leu/Phe/Val dehydrogenase — encoded protein: MPNVWESALFYLDRASDEIGLEPEIRERLGMPQRFTEFVIPVRMDDGSKRLFTAYRSHHCDALGVTKDGTRVMPDLTREEVKALSLFMTVKHAVAGIPAGGAKGGIKADPRELSEGEYERLIRGFVRRLRPRGAWSDVPGADIGTGKQAMAWMLDEYEQVAGFHSPAAINDKPWEVGGSLGGFEATGQGVALCTIEAARDRGLLPGSPSVVIQGYGQVGGIAGEYLQKEGFRIVAVGDVAGAVRSERGLDAEALSAYVADRGSVAGFPGGEALDRDQLLEQSCDVLIPAAVQDVIHSGNAGKLDTSIIVEAANGPVTPEADTLLAQQGVTLIPDILANCGGVIVCDFERIQGLSGDYWDEERVFAKLKERIVGAYRRTAETAKERSTTFRTAAWAYALERVAAAIRLRGWS
- a CDS encoding GntR family transcriptional regulator, which codes for MTAGLERQLGHKSLGQRVAAEIRRRLLVERRYRHGQHVMESEIAAELHISRAPVREALRELVKEGLLVSIPRKGIFVPHFDRDDMAELVDIRYMLECRVYDELIEGGRLGASELERAETLIGDLVEVVRSDGREHDLMIAFSQKDMAFHSYLWELSDRN
- a CDS encoding NAD(P)-dependent glycerol-3-phosphate dehydrogenase — translated: MAHITVFGAGSWGTAMANVAAGAGHDVCLWSRRSRISRAIAATGRNPDYLREIDLAPSIYATSSIAEAAVFADRWILAVPSQALRGLAEKLNQLASTRIRICNLAKGLEITTGKPLSQVCHESLPRGVYSTLSGPSHAEEVALGRPTAVVVASCLSEEAFEWQVILSGQNFRVYTSDDVTGVEIGGAVKNVIAIAAGMAGGMEMGDNTLAALVSRGLAEIMRLGAHLGAHPITFAGLAGVGDLMATCYSELSRNYRLGRAIAGGDSPEEAMEHLGQVAEGYYTVRALKEHAERYGVDMPISMAVYRVLYEQMEPSAMLEELLLREPKPEVSPEIKWAFGGKPCGDG